From the Flavobacteriales bacterium genome, one window contains:
- a CDS encoding spore surface glycoprotein BclB: protein MLSVPYALYAETAGGGSQGATGPTGPTGASGTNGVDGATGPTGAAGTNGVDGATGPTGPTGAAGTNGVDGATGPTGPTGAAGTNGVDGATGPTGPTGAAGTNGVDGATGPTGPTGAAGTNGVDGATGPTGPAGAAGSNGVDGATGPTGPTGAAGTNGVDGATG, encoded by the coding sequence ATGCTTAGTGTGCCTTATGCCTTATATGCTGAAACTGCAGGTGGTGGCAGTCAAGGGGCCACAGGTCCAACAGGCCCAACGGGTGCATCCGGAACCAACGGAGTAGACGGAGCGACAGGCCCAACTGGAGCAGCCGGAACCAACGGAGTAGACGGAGCGACAGGTCCAACAGGCCCAACTGGAGCAGCCGGAACCAACGGAGTAGACGGAGCGACAGGCCCGACAGGCCCAACGGGTGCAGCTGGAACCAACGGAGTAGACGGGGCGACAGGTCCGACAGGCCCAACTGGAGCAGCCGGAACCAACGGAGTAGACGGAGCGACAGGCCCGACAGGCCCAACGGGAGCCGCGGGAACGAACGGAGTAGACGGAGCTACAGGCCCGACAGGACCGGCAGGTGCGGCAGGAAGCAATGGAGTTGACGGAGCGACAGGTCCAACGGGCCCAACGGGCGCAGCTGGAACCAACGGAGTAGACGGAGCGACAGG
- a CDS encoding prepilin-type N-terminal cleavage/methylation domain-containing protein has protein sequence MKTNGKLRAFTLVEMMVSMLIVTVVLMMAAYGFRTVTEVSRRIRSELERSESNYLILSNVEQQFKRNRVLTKHFNDIQLDDVLFEFGVETTLRRQEGRIDTFPSVISEPKLIEEKSEAEGLISELVFQADSTVFVLKGSGDLALWMNERTRNGQD, from the coding sequence ATGAAGACGAACGGTAAGCTAAGGGCATTCACATTGGTGGAAATGATGGTCTCCATGCTGATCGTCACCGTGGTGCTTATGATGGCCGCATACGGATTCCGTACCGTAACGGAAGTGTCCCGGAGAATCCGGTCAGAGCTTGAACGCTCAGAGTCCAATTATTTGATACTATCGAATGTGGAACAGCAGTTTAAACGGAACCGGGTTTTGACCAAACATTTCAATGATATTCAATTGGATGATGTGCTTTTTGAATTTGGGGTTGAAACGACCCTTCGTAGACAGGAAGGTAGAATTGATACGTTTCCTTCGGTCATCTCCGAACCAAAATTGATCGAGGAGAAAAGTGAAGCGGAAGGACTGATCAGTGAGCTGGTATTTCAAGCAGACTCGACCGTATTTGTGCTAAAAGGTTCCGGAGACCTTGCACTTTGGATGAATGAACGGACACGCAATGGCCAAGATTGA
- a CDS encoding general secretion pathway protein GspD translates to MIRTRIIIIICVFLTLNSFGQDRIRSIENHLKSMVADNPGLEATVDVSVSEVPIQEFVRAIAMTNGLNISVAPDLKITVVNTFTNVSVVDVLVFLCKEYNLKIEFVGNIMSITAFEPPPTEPKKYVPKKLDISYDGKKGELSYNLKNDSLFLVAKEITRISDRNVVLAPELTDKMVSGFVQKLAFADAMDKLAFSNGLSVESGEDGSFMLVAAEKDNADAGQKNSNRRNNRSKKGAKDLPAGMYIELSPDSLLTVDGVGVKGGEIIKAVSNELGKNYYLFSEMQEATTLQVENVTYEQFLSYLLNGTDMTFKKEGSIYLIGKRNLEGLRETSIVKLQNRTVEKIDEYIPSDMKQGVTLKIHLETNSIILSGSRPQIREIEAFLKDMDQVVPMVMIEVIIVDVNRTRTDEAGIDMGLGQAPATTGGTLLSGLDFTLNSSSVNNVLAALSGLGTFNLGKVTPNFYVSLKALESQGYLRSRSKPMLSTLNGNKATMTIGNQEYYLETTNNIIGSQNPQNAVTQNYKSVNAALTLNIVPIVSGDGQVTMDISVTQSDFTSRISPSAPPGQVTRDFRSLIRVKDQEMIMLGGLEEKSINDTGKGWPLLSRIPVLKWLFSTRSRKKDKTQLNIFIKPTIVF, encoded by the coding sequence GTGATCAGAACAAGAATCATCATAATCATCTGTGTTTTCCTCACGCTGAATTCATTCGGGCAGGACCGCATCCGTTCCATCGAGAACCATCTCAAGAGCATGGTGGCCGACAACCCAGGATTGGAAGCAACCGTGGACGTATCGGTAAGTGAAGTGCCGATCCAGGAATTCGTAAGGGCCATTGCCATGACCAATGGGTTGAACATCAGCGTGGCCCCAGACCTGAAGATCACGGTGGTCAACACTTTTACGAATGTCTCGGTGGTGGATGTACTGGTCTTTCTGTGCAAGGAATACAACCTGAAGATCGAGTTCGTGGGAAACATCATGTCGATCACGGCATTTGAACCACCTCCCACGGAACCGAAAAAGTACGTTCCGAAGAAGCTGGATATCAGCTATGACGGAAAAAAGGGCGAACTCAGCTACAATCTCAAGAACGACAGTCTTTTCCTTGTGGCCAAGGAGATCACCCGCATATCAGACCGCAATGTGGTACTGGCACCAGAACTGACGGATAAAATGGTCTCGGGATTCGTGCAGAAGCTGGCCTTCGCGGACGCGATGGACAAGTTGGCCTTTTCGAACGGACTTTCGGTGGAATCAGGGGAGGATGGTTCGTTTATGTTGGTAGCAGCTGAAAAGGACAATGCGGATGCTGGTCAGAAGAACAGTAATCGTAGAAACAACCGTTCGAAAAAAGGGGCCAAGGACCTGCCTGCGGGCATGTACATCGAACTTTCTCCGGATTCGCTGCTGACGGTTGACGGGGTCGGTGTGAAAGGCGGAGAGATCATCAAAGCCGTTTCGAATGAGTTGGGTAAGAACTACTATCTGTTCTCCGAGATGCAGGAGGCCACTACACTTCAAGTAGAGAATGTGACCTATGAACAGTTTCTCAGTTACCTGCTCAACGGCACCGATATGACCTTTAAGAAGGAGGGAAGCATTTACCTGATCGGTAAACGAAACTTGGAGGGGCTCAGAGAGACAAGCATTGTCAAGCTGCAGAACCGTACAGTCGAGAAGATCGATGAGTACATCCCTTCAGACATGAAACAGGGCGTGACGCTGAAGATCCATTTGGAGACCAACAGCATCATTCTTAGTGGGTCTCGGCCGCAGATACGGGAAATCGAAGCATTTCTGAAGGATATGGACCAGGTGGTACCGATGGTGATGATCGAGGTCATCATTGTCGATGTCAACCGTACACGAACAGATGAGGCTGGTATTGATATGGGACTGGGCCAGGCACCGGCAACAACTGGAGGAACGCTGCTGTCGGGATTGGACTTCACCCTCAATTCAAGTTCAGTCAATAACGTTCTGGCAGCACTTAGCGGGCTTGGCACCTTCAACCTCGGTAAGGTCACCCCGAATTTTTATGTCAGTCTGAAGGCTTTGGAGAGTCAGGGCTATCTCCGCTCGCGCTCCAAACCAATGCTTTCAACGTTGAACGGCAATAAGGCCACCATGACCATTGGAAATCAGGAATATTACCTCGAAACCACGAACAACATCATCGGTTCTCAGAACCCTCAGAATGCCGTTACACAGAACTATAAATCGGTGAATGCCGCTTTGACCTTGAATATCGTACCTATTGTTTCAGGAGACGGTCAGGTGACCATGGACATCAGCGTAACGCAGTCCGATTTCACCTCAAGAATTTCCCCTTCTGCCCCTCCTGGACAGGTGACCCGTGATTTCCGTTCTCTTATCCGAGTGAAAGACCAGGAAATGATCATGCTTGGTGGGCTTGAGGAAAAGAGCATCAATGACACAGGTAAGGGATGGCCATTGCTATCACGCATTCCTGTGCTGAAATGGCTGTTCAGTACACGGTCACGGAAGAAGGATAAAACACAACTGAACATCTTCATCAAACCGACCATTGTATTCTGA
- a CDS encoding type II/IV secretion system protein, translated as MSVEVKDIQINPKLQQLLTADQAMRLGAVPFREEDGVLSTYVSTEKLQPSHADELELITGKRVTLVPIAHVQVERVLTRFYRQSGPKEKTYHFSEDRDVLQDMLKEAKDMNASDIHFEVYEERARIRFRIDGHLMERYAVPVTEYPSLINRIKIKANLDIAEKRLPQDGRIMVNTDQYSFDIRVSIVPTLHGEKAVLRLLSKDATDIQIDRLGFEQSQLKTYLESARKPHGIILISGPTGSGKTTTLYATLKILNEESRNVLTIEDPIEYTLEGINQVQLNERIGLDFSKALRTFLRQDPDVIMLGEIRDAETAKMAVRAALTGHLVLSTVHTNSAWGTVSRLVDMGVPSYLIAGTLNLSVAQRLVRKLCPKCKGPAQIEEGQLPGEFGKRYVGMDHFEPIGCESCFYTGYSGRKALYEVIPMDHDLAAEVRIGNMEVRDLLQQRAIRSIPDQAMSLLQLGETSVDEVYSLLLNV; from the coding sequence ATGAGTGTGGAAGTGAAAGACATTCAGATCAATCCGAAGCTGCAACAACTACTTACAGCTGATCAGGCCATGCGGTTGGGAGCGGTTCCGTTCCGAGAAGAAGATGGTGTTTTAAGCACATACGTTTCCACCGAGAAGCTGCAACCGTCACATGCAGATGAACTGGAACTCATCACAGGTAAACGAGTGACGTTGGTTCCGATAGCGCATGTGCAGGTAGAGCGGGTACTGACGCGGTTTTACAGACAGTCTGGCCCGAAGGAGAAGACCTACCACTTTTCGGAAGACCGGGATGTGCTTCAGGACATGTTGAAGGAGGCCAAGGATATGAATGCCTCTGATATTCATTTCGAGGTGTATGAGGAAAGGGCGCGCATCCGGTTTCGCATAGATGGACACTTGATGGAGCGCTATGCGGTACCTGTTACCGAATACCCTTCGTTAATCAACCGAATTAAGATCAAAGCCAATCTGGATATTGCAGAGAAGCGACTGCCGCAGGACGGCCGTATCATGGTGAACACAGATCAGTACAGTTTCGACATCCGTGTTTCCATTGTTCCCACTCTGCATGGGGAAAAGGCGGTACTTCGTCTGTTGAGCAAGGATGCTACGGACATTCAGATAGACCGTCTCGGTTTTGAACAAAGTCAGCTCAAAACTTATTTAGAGAGCGCCCGGAAGCCGCACGGTATCATTCTCATCAGCGGACCAACAGGTTCGGGAAAGACCACCACACTTTACGCCACGCTCAAAATCCTGAATGAGGAGAGTCGCAACGTGCTGACCATTGAGGATCCGATCGAATACACGCTTGAAGGCATCAATCAGGTTCAGTTGAACGAACGCATCGGCTTGGATTTCTCTAAAGCACTGCGGACATTCCTCCGTCAGGACCCGGATGTGATCATGCTTGGGGAGATCCGTGACGCGGAAACTGCAAAGATGGCGGTCCGGGCTGCGCTCACAGGTCACTTGGTACTATCCACGGTGCATACGAATTCCGCTTGGGGAACGGTCAGCCGTCTGGTGGACATGGGTGTTCCTTCCTACCTCATTGCCGGAACCTTGAACCTTTCCGTGGCGCAGCGACTGGTTCGGAAACTCTGTCCGAAGTGCAAGGGACCGGCACAGATCGAAGAAGGCCAACTGCCCGGAGAATTCGGCAAGCGGTATGTGGGAATGGATCACTTCGAGCCGATCGGTTGCGAAAGCTGTTTTTACACAGGCTACAGCGGCCGGAAAGCCCTTTATGAGGTCATTCCCATGGACCATGACCTTGCTGCCGAGGTGCGTATCGGTAACATGGAGGTGAGAGACCTTCTTCAGCAGCGGGCAATACGTTCCATTCCCGATCAGGCGATGAGCCTGCTGCAATTGGGAGAGACCTCCGTGGATGAGGTCTATTCACTCTTACTTAACGTTTAA
- a CDS encoding prepilin-type N-terminal cleavage/methylation domain-containing protein — MDRKLKAFTLTELVVAFLILGILILLAYPDLMSLVTKAKSTEAQLQLNHLHMLEKNYFYAHSKYTSDLGEIGFEQQKLVTEDGAANYIIEVTEAGDAGYVATATSITDFDQDGTFNVWQIDQDKKLKETVKD, encoded by the coding sequence ATGGACAGAAAACTCAAAGCCTTCACTCTCACCGAACTGGTCGTTGCCTTCCTTATTCTGGGTATTCTTATCCTATTGGCCTACCCGGACCTGATGTCATTGGTCACCAAGGCCAAAAGCACCGAGGCCCAGCTGCAGTTGAATCACTTGCACATGCTGGAAAAGAACTATTTCTATGCGCATTCCAAATACACAAGCGACCTCGGTGAGATCGGTTTCGAACAGCAGAAGCTGGTTACCGAAGATGGTGCGGCCAACTACATTATTGAAGTGACCGAGGCGGGTGATGCGGGCTATGTGGCAACGGCCACCTCCATCACCGATTTCGATCAGGATGGCACCTTCAATGTGTGGCAGATCGACCAGGACAAGAAACTCAAAGAGACCGTAAAGGACTGA
- a CDS encoding DDE-type integrase/transposase/recombinase has product MHLQINCSERKRTENAVFHAREELVDVVQRVRSSIGIAKAVRALGISRTTFQNWLLETKVKCNHSYFGWCNRIRPYQLSHPEVAAIRKLVTDERFQYWPLSSIFHHGLREKTVSMCLSTFYRYVRLLGIKRVKYKKPPPKKGLRAERPHDLWHTDVTILKMNGQKRYLHLLMDNYSRYILNWKLQERLFGTTVRTMLVEALENYRPNDVRLMVDGGSENNNLEVDDLIKHSGGTIRKLIAQKEIDFSNSMVESVNNLIKNGYLRPMGTDDPKQLPDSLEGIINDINNIRPHNAIGGLIPFEALNGITINTAETKRQLQKARAKRLEYNRKNTCNKCI; this is encoded by the coding sequence ATGCACTTGCAGATCAATTGTTCGGAAAGGAAAAGAACTGAAAATGCTGTTTTCCATGCTCGCGAGGAACTGGTAGATGTTGTTCAGCGAGTTCGGTCTTCGATCGGTATCGCCAAGGCGGTCAGAGCGCTCGGAATATCCAGAACCACCTTTCAGAATTGGCTACTGGAAACCAAAGTGAAATGCAACCACAGTTATTTCGGGTGGTGCAACCGTATCAGACCATATCAGTTATCCCACCCAGAGGTGGCGGCTATTAGAAAACTGGTAACCGATGAGCGGTTTCAGTATTGGCCACTTTCGTCCATCTTCCATCATGGCTTGCGGGAAAAAACCGTGAGCATGTGTCTTTCCACATTCTACAGATATGTCAGGCTTTTAGGCATCAAACGTGTCAAATACAAAAAGCCTCCTCCCAAGAAAGGGCTGAGGGCAGAAAGACCACACGACCTGTGGCACACGGATGTGACCATTCTAAAAATGAACGGGCAAAAGCGCTACCTCCATCTTTTGATGGACAATTATTCAAGATACATTCTCAACTGGAAATTGCAGGAAAGGCTGTTTGGAACAACGGTCAGAACCATGCTTGTTGAAGCATTGGAAAATTACAGACCGAATGATGTCCGACTGATGGTTGACGGTGGTTCTGAGAACAATAACCTTGAAGTGGATGACCTGATAAAACACTCGGGAGGAACTATCAGAAAGCTCATTGCTCAAAAGGAGATCGACTTCTCCAACTCCATGGTGGAATCGGTAAACAACCTGATCAAGAACGGCTACCTGAGACCGATGGGAACCGATGACCCGAAACAACTACCAGATAGCCTTGAAGGCATCATAAATGACATCAACAATATCAGACCTCACAACGCCATTGGTGGACTCATTCCCTTTGAGGCTTTGAACGGAATTACCATCAATACGGCAGAAACAAAGCGGCAATTGCAGAAGGCCAGGGCCAAAAGGCTGGAATACAACAGGAAAAATACCTGCAACAAGTGCATCTGA
- a CDS encoding GIY-YIG nuclease family protein yields MVRFFYVYILECADGSYYTGITNDVDRRIAQHQAGNDPRAYTWNKRPVKLVYHQQFLDANDAIAFEKRVKGWNRKKKLALIEGRFGDLPGLAKKDFGKGS; encoded by the coding sequence ATGGTCAGATTCTTCTATGTCTATATTCTTGAGTGTGCTGATGGAAGCTACTATACGGGTATTACCAATGACGTTGACAGGCGTATCGCACAACATCAGGCAGGAAACGACCCAAGGGCCTACACTTGGAACAAACGCCCCGTCAAACTGGTCTATCACCAGCAATTTTTAGATGCCAATGATGCCATAGCATTTGAAAAACGGGTAAAAGGTTGGAATCGGAAGAAGAAACTGGCTTTGATAGAAGGTCGGTTCGGTGACCTGCCGGGTCTTGCGAAGAAAGATTTTGGTAAAGGTTCTTGA
- the murI gene encoding glutamate racemase, protein MDNHPIGIFDSGYGGLTVLREVAALLPQYDYLYLGDNARSPYGTRSFQTVYEYTRECVFKLFDAGCPLVILACNTASAKALRTIQQKDLPKMDPKLRVLGVIRPTAEVIGNYSTSGKVGVLGTSGTVLSESYPIEIAKTFPQVEVYQQACPMWVPLIENNEHHGAGADFFVKEYVDQLMQQAPDIDSILLGCTHYPLLTDKIQQHLPPQVRVISQGEIVAESLKDYLHRHPEMDQLWSKNGTRRFLTTDDTANFDAHASIFFGSEVRSEHCTIPHVS, encoded by the coding sequence ATGGACAACCACCCCATAGGCATATTCGATTCGGGCTACGGAGGCCTTACCGTGCTGCGCGAAGTAGCGGCCCTTCTTCCGCAGTACGATTACCTCTATCTGGGCGATAACGCACGCTCTCCGTATGGAACGCGCTCGTTTCAGACCGTGTACGAATACACGCGGGAATGCGTCTTCAAACTGTTCGATGCGGGGTGTCCGCTGGTCATATTGGCGTGCAATACGGCCTCGGCCAAAGCGTTGCGAACCATCCAACAGAAAGACCTTCCCAAAATGGACCCCAAACTGCGCGTGCTGGGGGTCATCCGCCCAACGGCAGAGGTCATTGGCAACTACTCCACCTCAGGCAAAGTGGGTGTGCTTGGCACATCGGGCACCGTCCTTTCAGAATCCTATCCTATCGAGATTGCCAAGACCTTCCCGCAGGTGGAGGTGTACCAGCAGGCATGCCCCATGTGGGTGCCGCTTATCGAGAATAACGAGCACCATGGCGCAGGTGCCGACTTCTTTGTGAAGGAATACGTGGACCAACTGATGCAACAGGCACCCGACATCGACAGCATTCTGCTCGGGTGTACGCACTATCCGCTACTGACGGACAAGATCCAACAGCACCTCCCACCGCAGGTGCGCGTCATCTCGCAGGGAGAAATTGTGGCCGAAAGCCTGAAAGACTACCTGCACCGCCACCCCGAAATGGACCAACTGTGGAGCAAGAACGGCACCCGCAGGTTCCTCACCACCGATGACACCGCCAATTTCGATGCGCATGCCTCCATCTTCTTCGGCAGCGAGGTGCGGTCGGAGCACTGCACCATTCCGCATGTTTCTTAG
- a CDS encoding OmpH family outer membrane protein — protein MKKLVVIIAALAFAFPTFAQQKFGHIDSAALLELMPEKAQAEKDLEEFAKEFQTALEAMAKEYEGKVQTFQAGEKDMIPTVRNTKMREIADLERRIQEFQQQAQDEISKKEQEVLTPVIDKARKAIDEVAEAKGYTYVFDSSLGVLLFHKDTDDLMADVKTKLGL, from the coding sequence ATGAAAAAGTTAGTAGTGATAATTGCAGCGTTGGCATTTGCATTTCCAACGTTTGCCCAGCAGAAGTTCGGACACATCGATTCGGCTGCATTGTTGGAGCTGATGCCAGAAAAGGCACAGGCCGAAAAAGACCTCGAAGAGTTCGCCAAGGAATTCCAAACTGCATTGGAGGCCATGGCCAAAGAATACGAAGGAAAAGTGCAAACATTCCAAGCGGGAGAGAAGGACATGATCCCTACCGTGCGTAACACCAAAATGCGTGAGATCGCGGATCTTGAAAGAAGGATCCAAGAGTTCCAGCAGCAGGCGCAGGACGAGATCTCCAAGAAAGAGCAGGAGGTTCTTACTCCAGTTATCGACAAGGCGCGTAAGGCCATTGACGAAGTGGCCGAGGCCAAAGGATACACCTACGTGTTCGATAGCTCATTGGGCGTATTGCTGTTCCACAAGGATACAGACGACCTGATGGCCGATGTAAAGACCAAGTTGGGTCTCTGA
- a CDS encoding OmpH family outer membrane protein has protein sequence MKRAFLTLVVFGFVLSANAQRFGYVDTDYILESIPEYQQKQQELNEISVQWQSEIEKMYAEIDRMYKDFQAEQILLTDDMKRKREEQIIEKEKEAKEKQKQRFGYQGDLFQKRQEFTKPIQDKVYNAIKQIADARGYAVIFDKAGTLTMLYTSDKYDLSEDVLDELGYSVKTEKK, from the coding sequence ATGAAAAGAGCATTTTTAACACTTGTCGTTTTCGGGTTCGTCCTTTCGGCCAATGCGCAACGCTTCGGCTACGTGGATACCGATTACATTCTCGAAAGTATTCCAGAGTACCAACAGAAACAGCAGGAACTCAACGAGATCTCGGTGCAATGGCAGTCGGAGATCGAGAAGATGTACGCGGAGATCGACCGCATGTACAAGGATTTTCAGGCCGAGCAGATCCTGCTTACCGATGACATGAAGCGCAAGCGCGAAGAGCAGATCATTGAGAAGGAGAAGGAGGCCAAGGAGAAGCAGAAGCAGCGTTTCGGTTATCAGGGCGACCTGTTCCAGAAGCGTCAGGAGTTCACCAAGCCTATTCAGGACAAGGTCTATAACGCCATCAAGCAGATAGCGGATGCCAGAGGCTATGCCGTTATCTTTGATAAGGCCGGTACTCTGACCATGCTTTACACCTCAGATAAATACGATCTGAGTGAAGATGTGCTTGACGAACTGGGCTATTCCGTCAAGACAGAGAAGAAGTAA
- the bamA gene encoding outer membrane protein assembly factor BamA codes for MLLLLAVLVLTSVPSKAQNGNTPIVIGGQDTKIDYSAPKPYTIGDITVSGTKYLDKKVLILLSGLTKGQTVQVPGEDITEAIHKLWDQGLFSDINITATKIDGETIYLDIWLQERPRLSKYALKGVKKGDANDIRDAIRLIKGKVVNDNLIVSTENIIKDHYIDKGYLNVEVVTETEPDTMLPNSVVLNFKVNRHKKVKIGKIIFRGNEEVKTGKLIRAMKETKQRQWYRVWKASKFLEAEYEADKKAVIAKYNQMGYRDARILSDTIYNNKDGSINVEINMEEGRKYYFRNITWTGNTKYPSELLDKILGIKKGDVYDQARLEANLLMNPNGRDVSSLYLDDGYLFFNVDPVEVLVVNDSIDLEMRIREGKQATINKVTVVGNTKTNDHVIMREIRTKPGQLFSRADIIRSQRELSQLGYFNNETLGVEPKPNPVDGTVDIVYTVEEKPSDQIELSGGWGAGRIVGTLGVKFNNFSLRNMAKKSAWRPLPSGDGQQLSVRAQSNGLYFQSYNFSFMEPWLGGKKPNALSISAYHSVQSNGIQKGQDNRQAIRITGVTVGLGQRLKWPDDYFLIQQQISYQNYQLENYQLISGFNNGNSNTVSYTLTVSRNSVGDPIFPTYGSTITGSVEITPPFSLFRNIDFETATASERYKLIEYHKWKFDVRWYLGLAKNLVLATKLQYGFLGLYNRKLGISPFERFYLGGSGLSGYSLDGREIFALRGYDNNSLSPSFGGTIFTKYSAELRYRISPNPQATIYVLAFAEAGDSWLNFGQFKPFQLKKSAGVGVRIFLPMFGLLGLDYGWRFDNVPGYPNMAPGQFHFSIGQNF; via the coding sequence ATGCTTCTGTTGCTTGCGGTGCTGGTTTTAACCTCAGTTCCGTCAAAGGCACAGAACGGTAACACCCCAATTGTCATTGGTGGGCAGGATACGAAGATCGATTATTCGGCCCCGAAGCCTTACACCATTGGAGATATAACCGTTTCGGGCACCAAGTATCTCGATAAAAAGGTACTGATTCTGCTTTCTGGCCTGACCAAGGGTCAGACGGTCCAAGTGCCTGGTGAAGACATTACCGAGGCCATTCACAAGCTGTGGGATCAAGGACTTTTCAGCGACATTAATATTACCGCCACCAAGATCGATGGAGAAACGATCTACTTGGACATCTGGTTGCAGGAACGCCCCCGATTGAGCAAATATGCGCTGAAAGGCGTGAAAAAGGGAGATGCGAATGACATCCGCGATGCGATCAGGCTCATCAAAGGAAAAGTGGTGAACGACAACCTGATCGTATCCACCGAGAACATCATCAAAGACCACTACATAGACAAGGGCTATCTGAATGTGGAAGTGGTGACGGAAACGGAGCCTGATACCATGCTTCCGAACAGCGTGGTTCTCAACTTCAAGGTGAACAGACACAAAAAGGTGAAGATCGGGAAGATCATTTTCCGAGGGAACGAGGAAGTGAAGACAGGAAAGTTGATCCGTGCCATGAAGGAGACCAAGCAGCGACAATGGTATCGGGTATGGAAAGCCTCCAAGTTTTTGGAAGCAGAATACGAGGCCGATAAGAAGGCGGTTATTGCCAAATACAACCAGATGGGCTATCGCGATGCGCGCATCCTCAGCGATACGATCTACAACAACAAGGATGGTTCCATCAACGTGGAGATCAACATGGAGGAAGGTCGCAAATACTACTTCCGAAACATCACGTGGACAGGAAACACGAAATATCCATCAGAACTGTTGGACAAGATCCTCGGCATTAAGAAGGGCGATGTTTACGATCAGGCGAGGTTGGAGGCCAACCTGCTGATGAACCCGAACGGACGTGATGTGAGTTCGCTCTATTTGGATGACGGTTACCTGTTCTTCAATGTAGATCCTGTGGAGGTTTTGGTGGTGAATGACAGTATCGATCTGGAGATGCGCATCCGCGAGGGCAAGCAGGCCACCATCAATAAGGTGACCGTTGTCGGCAACACCAAGACCAACGACCACGTGATCATGCGGGAGATTCGTACCAAGCCTGGTCAGTTGTTCAGCCGTGCAGATATTATCCGTTCACAGCGCGAACTTTCGCAGTTGGGCTACTTCAATAACGAGACACTTGGCGTGGAACCGAAACCGAATCCTGTGGATGGAACCGTGGATATCGTTTACACCGTGGAAGAGAAACCTTCCGACCAGATCGAGCTCTCAGGTGGTTGGGGTGCTGGCCGTATTGTGGGAACCTTGGGTGTGAAATTCAACAACTTCTCGCTGCGCAACATGGCCAAGAAAAGCGCTTGGAGACCATTGCCTTCGGGTGATGGACAGCAGTTGAGTGTGAGGGCGCAATCGAACGGTCTTTACTTCCAATCGTACAATTTCTCCTTTATGGAGCCATGGTTGGGCGGAAAGAAGCCGAATGCATTGAGTATTTCAGCCTACCATTCGGTGCAGTCCAATGGTATTCAGAAGGGGCAGGACAACCGTCAGGCCATCCGAATTACGGGTGTAACGGTTGGGCTGGGGCAGCGGTTGAAGTGGCCAGATGACTATTTCCTCATTCAGCAGCAGATCAGCTACCAGAACTATCAGCTGGAGAATTATCAGTTGATCTCTGGTTTCAACAACGGAAACTCAAATACCGTGAGTTATACACTTACCGTGTCGAGAAATTCTGTTGGCGACCCGATCTTCCCAACGTATGGTTCCACCATTACTGGAAGTGTGGAAATAACCCCACCATTCTCACTCTTCAGGAACATTGACTTTGAGACGGCAACGGCATCCGAACGTTACAAGCTCATCGAATACCACAAATGGAAGTTTGATGTGAGGTGGTACCTCGGTTTGGCAAAGAATTTGGTGTTGGCCACCAAGTTGCAGTATGGATTCCTTGGACTTTACAACAGAAAACTCGGCATTTCGCCATTCGAACGCTTCTACCTCGGTGGTAGCGGACTTAGCGGTTACTCATTGGACGGGCGAGAGATATTTGCCCTACGTGGTTACGACAACAACTCACTCTCACCAAGTTTCGGAGGAACCATCTTTACGAAGTATAGTGCAGAACTCCGTTACCGAATCTCTCCCAATCCGCAGGCAACCATCTATGTGTTGGCGTTTGCCGAGGCTGGAGATTCATGGCTCAACTTCGGACAGTTCAAACCTTTCCAACTCAAGAAATCAGCTGGGGTTGGAGTTCGTATCTTCCTGCCCATGTTCGGGCTATTGGGACTGGATTACGGTTGGAGGTTTGATAACGTACCCGGATATCCGAACATGGCACCGGGGCAATTCCATTTCTCTATCGGACAGAACTTTTAA